In Aquiflexum balticum DSM 16537, a single genomic region encodes these proteins:
- a CDS encoding DUF6035 family protein, with protein MRYNKINIVRVKESKTIIDVKEQFKERKDFFSFREKAYEEKLEFECLQCGQKISISKSSRNNLYFKHNPNTTACLLKDSRFSESDWEIYKKIVYSKESDRHKFLKEAIGNKLQRVAGIDLNKLWIDDRYLIIDGEKRRPDVYCEFRDRKIVFEIQLSDLSPRYMIERNSFYEKHGIYLIWILDNFNYLNQSNSHLNIKYLSGHQNFFVFNESSSEFKLDCRFKKNYIFEKKEVRCKWQTATIGLESLIFEENHKEVYYYHYENGKKSKDEYLKRLNAKKQKSIVESKMIQEKAWKISRVEEFIKNLKFYYKHRIADYSHFRAYLENSEKGELQIINERIGYEKSPNKLFLFLETTKNKNYQFLSFILDVIQIKMDINLKNDKGKTIFEIIVSDLEFSLEQLLSMVKSLLHRGYILQESDFKAWTERGFEQKDSGWYYLFEKFTGGQHLDVIEKVFEMRHGNVVLMIESVKRNIFIHSNYGSPSEIRNWVAFANNAIEYYAEYWEFIELAFQHYGNWEEIVNSDLLNKQSLNNKMERYQKNKPKIAVEFVEVFFELYEEVYNTSPDLKNSHSYYLIDWGFYSE; from the coding sequence ATGAGATATAATAAAATCAACATAGTAAGGGTAAAAGAGAGTAAAACCATCATTGATGTAAAGGAGCAATTTAAAGAGAGAAAAGATTTTTTTTCTTTTAGAGAGAAAGCGTATGAAGAAAAGTTGGAATTTGAATGTTTGCAGTGTGGACAGAAAATTTCCATTTCCAAAAGCAGTAGAAACAACCTGTACTTTAAACATAATCCCAATACCACAGCTTGCCTTCTTAAGGATTCACGGTTTTCTGAAAGTGATTGGGAAATTTACAAAAAGATAGTTTACTCCAAAGAAAGCGATCGTCACAAATTTTTAAAGGAAGCAATAGGGAATAAACTTCAAAGAGTCGCAGGAATCGATCTTAATAAGCTTTGGATTGATGACCGATATCTAATTATTGACGGTGAAAAGAGAAGACCCGATGTTTATTGTGAATTCCGAGATAGGAAAATTGTCTTCGAAATCCAGCTTTCTGATCTTTCACCAAGGTACATGATTGAAAGAAATTCTTTTTATGAAAAACATGGAATATACCTAATATGGATTCTTGATAATTTCAATTACTTAAATCAAAGTAACAGCCATTTAAACATTAAATACCTATCAGGCCACCAAAACTTTTTTGTTTTCAATGAATCATCATCTGAATTTAAGTTGGATTGTAGATTTAAGAAAAATTATATTTTCGAAAAGAAAGAAGTCCGCTGTAAATGGCAAACTGCTACTATAGGATTGGAATCTTTGATTTTTGAAGAAAATCACAAGGAAGTATACTATTACCATTATGAAAACGGTAAAAAAAGTAAAGATGAATATCTGAAACGACTCAATGCCAAAAAGCAAAAAAGTATTGTAGAATCAAAAATGATTCAAGAAAAGGCATGGAAAATTTCCCGTGTTGAAGAATTTATTAAGAATCTGAAATTTTACTACAAACATAGAATCGCTGATTATAGCCATTTTCGCGCTTATTTGGAAAATAGTGAAAAAGGCGAATTACAAATCATCAATGAAAGAATTGGATATGAAAAAAGTCCAAATAAACTTTTTTTATTTTTAGAAACTACCAAGAATAAGAATTACCAATTTCTAAGTTTTATTTTAGATGTAATCCAGATAAAAATGGATATAAACCTCAAAAATGACAAAGGGAAAACTATTTTTGAAATTATTGTTTCTGATTTGGAGTTTTCTTTAGAGCAATTGTTGAGTATGGTAAAGTCACTTTTGCATAGAGGTTATATTTTACAGGAATCTGATTTTAAAGCTTGGACTGAGCGTGGGTTTGAACAAAAAGATTCTGGCTGGTATTATTTGTTTGAAAAATTCACAGGTGGACAACATTTGGATGTTATAGAAAAAGTTTTCGAAATGAGACATGGAAATGTAGTTCTCATGATAGAGTCTGTTAAAAGGAATATATTTATTCATTCTAATTATGGTTCTCCTTCCGAAATTAGGAATTGGGTGGCGTTTGCAAACAATGCTATAGAATATTATGCTGAATATTGGGAATTTATAGAGTTAGCATTTCAACATTATGGTAATTGGGAGGAGATTGTTAATTCTGACCTTTTGAACAAGCAATCTTTAAATAATAAAATGGAAAGGTATCAAAAGAACAAACCAAAAATTGCTGTGGAGTTTGTGGAAGTTTTTTTCGAACTCTATGAGGAGGTTTACAATACTTCTCCAGATCTAAAGAATTCGCATAGTTACTACCTTATTGATTGGGGATTTTATAGTGAGTAG
- a CDS encoding DUF5131 family protein, whose product MAQTSIEWTELTWNPVTGCTKISPGCKFCYAEVMSKRLKAMGVDKYKDGFKKVKTHEDALGIPYTWKKSKVVFVNSMSDLFHKDVPLEFIQRVFQVMRDNGQHVFQVLTKRADRLAEISDQLIWPHNIWMGVSVEDEKVTERIDFLRQCGARVKFLSCEPLIGPLSNLNLIGIDWVIVGGESGHKPRPMDPEWVLDIQEQCQQSNVAFFFKQWGGKNKKKAGRELNGKTYDEMPEIELQRHV is encoded by the coding sequence ATGGCACAAACCTCAATTGAATGGACCGAACTAACTTGGAATCCAGTGACTGGATGTACCAAAATCTCACCGGGATGTAAATTCTGCTATGCAGAAGTCATGTCCAAAAGGCTCAAAGCAATGGGGGTGGACAAATACAAGGATGGATTTAAGAAAGTAAAGACACATGAGGATGCCTTGGGTATTCCATACACATGGAAGAAATCCAAGGTGGTATTTGTAAACTCTATGTCCGATCTCTTCCATAAGGACGTGCCCTTGGAATTTATCCAGAGAGTCTTTCAGGTGATGAGGGACAATGGTCAACATGTGTTTCAGGTATTGACCAAGCGAGCAGATAGATTGGCGGAAATCAGCGACCAATTGATTTGGCCACATAATATCTGGATGGGTGTATCTGTGGAAGACGAAAAAGTGACCGAAAGGATTGATTTCTTGAGACAGTGCGGGGCCCGTGTGAAGTTCTTGTCCTGCGAACCTCTAATAGGGCCTTTGTCAAACCTCAACCTTATCGGCATCGACTGGGTGATAGTGGGTGGAGAAAGCGGACACAAACCCCGGCCCATGGATCCGGAATGGGTATTGGATATACAGGAGCAATGCCAGCAATCCAATGTGGCATTTTTCTTCAAGCAATGGGGAGGAAAAAATAAGAAAAAAGCCGGAAGGGAACTCAATGGGAAAACTTATGATGAAATGCCGGAGATTGAGCTTCAAAGACATGTATAA
- the tcmP gene encoding three-Cys-motif partner protein TcmP: MGIKDLHEKPFDQGTITKLEIFEDYTQAWLPTFVMSGFGTVCIIDFFAGKGYDINGIEGSPIRILKKILDHTDIILQKRTKIYLKLNEFKKPKFIELQNACSSFIEEQPILKLFVEIEYSNLEFEKAFEKYYSDIIKHPSLVFLDQNGVKFLKLDTINKLEKSKRTDFLFFVSTSYFKRFDETPEFKQSIDFDIEDLKKNPYQFIHRNLIGAIKNKLPSNSNLQLYPFSIKKRSGIYGLVFGASHQLAVNKFLEIVWKKSGLNGEANFDIEDDLSKAQLGIFDQPKLTKIQSFQRDLRDNILSKKITDNKSVIDYTLSKGHIGSHAREEIIRMKKENLIDYEGNNPLISYDSAIKNQKLVIFSVKK, encoded by the coding sequence ATGGGAATTAAGGATTTGCATGAAAAACCTTTTGATCAAGGAACGATCACAAAACTTGAAATTTTTGAGGATTATACCCAAGCTTGGCTTCCAACTTTTGTGATGTCGGGATTTGGTACGGTTTGTATAATCGATTTTTTTGCCGGAAAGGGATATGACATAAACGGTATAGAAGGTAGCCCCATCCGGATTTTGAAAAAGATTCTTGACCATACAGATATTATTCTTCAAAAAAGGACAAAAATTTATCTAAAGCTTAATGAATTCAAAAAACCTAAATTCATAGAACTTCAAAATGCATGTAGTAGCTTTATTGAGGAGCAACCAATACTTAAGTTATTTGTTGAAATAGAGTATTCAAATCTGGAATTTGAAAAAGCTTTTGAAAAGTATTATTCTGATATCATAAAACATCCCTCTCTTGTATTTTTAGACCAAAACGGGGTTAAATTTTTGAAGTTGGATACAATTAACAAACTTGAAAAATCAAAAAGGACGGACTTTCTATTCTTTGTTTCTACATCATATTTCAAAAGATTTGACGAAACACCTGAATTCAAACAGTCTATTGATTTTGACATAGAGGATTTGAAGAAAAACCCCTATCAGTTTATTCACAGAAACCTAATTGGGGCAATTAAAAACAAGCTCCCGTCAAATTCAAATTTACAGTTATATCCTTTCTCTATAAAAAAGAGATCAGGTATTTATGGATTGGTTTTTGGTGCTTCACACCAATTGGCCGTAAACAAGTTTTTGGAAATAGTCTGGAAAAAAAGCGGTCTGAATGGTGAGGCCAACTTTGATATTGAAGATGATTTGTCTAAAGCTCAATTAGGTATCTTTGACCAACCGAAATTGACCAAAATCCAATCTTTCCAAAGGGATTTAAGAGATAATATTTTATCAAAAAAAATTACAGATAACAAATCGGTTATTGATTACACCCTTTCAAAGGGCCATATAGGTTCGCATGCGAGGGAAGAAATAATTCGAATGAAAAAAGAAAACCTAATCGATTATGAAGGGAATAACCCATTGATTAGCTATGATTCTGCAATCAAGAATCAAAAGTTGGTTATCTTTTCAGTCAAAAAATAA
- a CDS encoding DUF6169 family protein, giving the protein MSNQYNLHQIKKGYSFDTDKGVPYIIILEKSSFVPPYGDFLFDFSFFPLVPKEKRNKDQNGFDPKICQTLINFLEELFDQDVRNSIIFICDSQDQRELYRKILFDKWYDKSSLERFEKLDFKLVNDGENYSITTYISIVTLKNNPYLNDLKDFAKSNMEEFESYKFE; this is encoded by the coding sequence TTGTCAAACCAATATAATTTACACCAAATTAAAAAAGGGTACTCATTTGATACAGACAAAGGAGTACCCTATATTATTATCCTAGAAAAATCATCGTTTGTTCCTCCTTATGGGGATTTTTTATTTGATTTCTCATTTTTCCCACTTGTCCCCAAAGAAAAAAGAAATAAAGACCAAAACGGTTTTGATCCAAAAATTTGCCAAACCCTTATTAATTTTCTTGAAGAACTTTTCGATCAAGATGTTAGAAATTCAATTATATTTATCTGTGACAGCCAAGATCAACGTGAACTTTATAGAAAGATTTTATTTGATAAATGGTATGACAAAAGTTCATTAGAGAGGTTTGAAAAACTGGATTTTAAACTTGTAAATGATGGGGAAAATTATTCCATAACAACTTACATATCAATTGTTACTTTAAAAAACAACCCATATTTGAATGATTTGAAAGATTTCGCCAAGTCAAATATGGAAGAATTTGAATCCTACAAATTTGAATAA
- a CDS encoding Crp/Fnr family transcriptional regulator: MNTEKILNQIGEIYLPLNHECQQELIAYSKVNTFKRGEVVVREGQFSKKAYLIVEGCSRAYYLKDGKDITDWFTFENQFMAPIVSFFSDKPSPHYVEFVEDSTVLEFSKDIMDKLTSKHHEFERFISKVVTETMLGLCERLYTIQFNKADERYNHLLSIYPNITNRVPLTHIASYLGITLETLSRIRNPKNRL, from the coding sequence ATGAATACTGAAAAAATCTTAAATCAAATTGGGGAGATTTATTTACCATTAAATCATGAATGTCAGCAAGAATTAATTGCTTATTCAAAAGTTAATACATTCAAAAGAGGAGAGGTTGTAGTTCGTGAAGGACAATTTTCTAAAAAAGCATATTTGATTGTAGAAGGTTGTTCGAGAGCCTATTACTTGAAAGACGGAAAAGATATTACGGACTGGTTTACTTTCGAAAATCAGTTCATGGCTCCTATTGTTAGCTTTTTTAGTGACAAACCAAGTCCCCATTATGTTGAATTTGTTGAAGACTCAACAGTTCTTGAGTTTTCGAAGGATATTATGGACAAACTGACAAGTAAACACCATGAATTTGAACGTTTTATAAGCAAAGTGGTAACTGAAACGATGTTAGGACTTTGTGAAAGATTGTACACTATACAGTTTAATAAGGCAGATGAAAGGTATAATCACCTATTAAGTATTTATCCTAATATCACAAACCGAGTTCCCCTAACCCATATTGCTTCATATTTAGGAATTACACTTGAAACTTTGAGTAGAATAAGAAATCCTAAAAACCGCCTTTGA
- a CDS encoding NAD(P)H-dependent oxidoreductase, which produces MKKILIINGHPDKESFSFALSASYQKGAEKSNAVIEVINIRELDFNPNLQFGYRKRTELEPDLLYAQARLKWADHIVWIYPVWWSSVPAIMKGFLDRVLLPGFAFNKRENSLFSDGYFKGKTARIICTLDQPAWYYKWVYGNPSHNAIKKGTLNFIGVNKVRITTIGPIRLSKDEVRANWLKKIEKLGLTNK; this is translated from the coding sequence ATGAAAAAAATATTGATTATAAATGGACATCCCGACAAAGAAAGTTTCAGTTTTGCACTTTCAGCGTCATATCAAAAAGGGGCCGAAAAATCAAATGCCGTAATTGAAGTAATTAATATCAGGGAATTGGATTTCAATCCTAATCTTCAATTTGGTTATCGAAAGCGAACAGAATTGGAACCTGACTTATTATATGCCCAAGCTAGATTAAAATGGGCAGATCATATAGTTTGGATATACCCAGTATGGTGGAGCTCTGTACCTGCAATTATGAAAGGGTTCTTGGATCGAGTTTTACTTCCTGGATTTGCTTTCAACAAAAGAGAAAATTCGTTGTTTAGCGACGGATATTTTAAAGGAAAAACCGCAAGGATAATTTGTACATTAGACCAGCCTGCCTGGTATTACAAGTGGGTTTATGGAAACCCAAGCCATAATGCTATTAAGAAAGGGACATTGAATTTTATTGGAGTAAACAAAGTGCGAATCACAACCATTGGCCCCATAAGACTTTCCAAAGATGAAGTTAGAGCAAATTGGTTAAAAAAAATTGAAAAACTAGGTCTAACAAATAAATGA
- a CDS encoding RloB family protein: protein MARKIKIPNEHLKRFAREEEKRKRDFRTKRQFYLIVCEGEKTEPNYFKGLKEDLPKGVLTFYQIDIEGTGRNTQSLVDEALRLKLSYEKENSRPIDRLWVVFDKDSFSAQDFNSAIQRCSNSSPEIGCAWSNEAFELWYLLHFHFYNNGINRTDYQQLIEGNLRPHIGEHYRYQKNSEEMYDLLKTYGNQDNAIRNAKNLTENLIGQQDYANHNPCTMVWKLVEELMGLK, encoded by the coding sequence ATGGCAAGGAAGATAAAAATCCCCAATGAACACCTGAAGCGATTTGCCAGAGAAGAGGAAAAGAGAAAGAGAGACTTTAGAACCAAACGTCAATTCTACCTTATCGTCTGTGAGGGTGAAAAGACCGAACCGAATTATTTCAAGGGTTTAAAGGAAGATTTGCCTAAAGGGGTATTAACCTTCTATCAGATAGATATTGAAGGGACTGGAAGGAACACTCAGTCATTGGTGGATGAAGCCCTGCGGCTGAAACTCTCCTACGAAAAGGAAAACAGCCGACCCATCGACAGGTTGTGGGTGGTTTTTGATAAGGATAGCTTCTCCGCCCAGGATTTTAACAGTGCCATACAACGATGTAGCAATTCAAGTCCTGAAATAGGATGTGCATGGAGCAACGAGGCTTTTGAACTTTGGTATCTCCTGCATTTTCATTTCTATAACAATGGAATCAATAGAACTGATTACCAGCAACTCATAGAAGGTAACCTGAGGCCCCATATAGGGGAGCATTATCGATATCAGAAAAACAGTGAAGAAATGTATGACTTACTTAAAACTTACGGCAACCAGGATAATGCCATCCGCAATGCCAAAAATCTGACCGAAAACCTTATAGGGCAACAAGATTACGCCAACCATAATCCCTGTACGATGGTCTGGAAGTTGGTAGAGGAACTGATGGGATTGAAATAG
- a CDS encoding AAA family ATPase encodes MLIEFSVGNYLSFKSKTTLSLIATSIKEHVDTNIISTERFDLLRGAVVYGANASGKSNLIKAMSTMRRLVLQSFEQSSADELDIVPFLLNTATEHSPSYFEAVFLIDGIRYRYGFEVDDHRIHSEWLFEAKKQSEKPLFLRENEGIEVMKGFPEGKDLEERTRDNALFLAVADQFNGRISKMIMKWFNNFIAISGLKHEGYKGVTFEMLENSQTRNTLLDFYKKLDLGFEDISISKKPFDPKELPGDMPETLVKQLVTDLEGAFRIDIKTIHRKYDSKDMVAGQVEFDMRSQESSGTNKLFNISGPVFDVLNDGGLLVVDELDANLHPILTLAITKLFNSREFNPKNAQLIFATHDTNLLNYGNYRRDQIYFVEKDKFGASGIYSLVEYKEEGKTIRKDRSFEKDYIEGRYGAIPFIGNLSKSDREWQGR; translated from the coding sequence ATGCTAATAGAGTTTTCAGTAGGGAACTACTTGTCCTTCAAGTCAAAAACAACGCTCAGCTTGATAGCCACCTCCATCAAGGAGCATGTTGATACCAATATCATTTCCACAGAACGCTTCGATTTACTGCGTGGGGCGGTAGTTTATGGTGCAAATGCCAGTGGCAAAAGCAACCTGATCAAAGCCATGTCCACCATGAGACGATTAGTGCTACAGTCCTTTGAGCAATCATCAGCTGATGAGTTGGATATTGTTCCCTTCCTATTAAATACAGCGACCGAACACTCCCCATCATACTTTGAAGCTGTATTTCTGATTGATGGCATTAGATATCGCTACGGGTTTGAAGTGGATGATCATAGGATCCATTCTGAATGGTTGTTTGAAGCTAAAAAACAGTCCGAAAAACCCTTGTTCCTTCGGGAAAATGAGGGTATTGAGGTAATGAAAGGATTTCCTGAAGGAAAGGATTTGGAAGAACGCACCAGGGACAACGCACTGTTTCTGGCAGTGGCCGACCAGTTCAATGGCAGGATTTCCAAAATGATCATGAAATGGTTCAACAACTTCATTGCCATTTCAGGCTTAAAGCATGAAGGTTACAAAGGGGTGACTTTTGAGATGCTGGAAAACAGCCAAACCAGAAATACCCTTTTGGATTTCTATAAAAAACTGGATTTGGGATTTGAGGATATCTCTATTTCCAAAAAACCATTCGACCCCAAAGAACTTCCTGGTGATATGCCAGAAACACTGGTAAAACAATTGGTAACCGACTTGGAGGGAGCATTCCGTATAGATATCAAGACCATTCACAGGAAGTATGATTCAAAAGATATGGTAGCTGGCCAAGTTGAATTTGACATGCGCAGTCAGGAATCTTCAGGAACCAATAAGTTGTTTAATATCTCCGGGCCTGTGTTCGATGTTTTGAATGACGGTGGGTTATTGGTAGTGGATGAACTTGATGCGAACCTGCATCCCATTCTAACACTTGCGATTACGAAACTGTTCAATTCCAGAGAATTCAACCCTAAAAATGCCCAGTTGATTTTTGCGACCCATGATACCAACTTGTTGAATTATGGCAATTACCGGAGAGATCAGATCTATTTTGTAGAAAAAGACAAATTCGGGGCTTCCGGCATCTATTCCTTGGTAGAATATAAAGAAGAAGGGAAAACAATCCGTAAGGACAGATCCTTTGAAAAAGACTATATCGAGGGCCGATATGGGGCCATTCCGTTTATTGGTAACCTTTCAAAATCCGACAGGGAATGGCAAGGAAGATAA
- a CDS encoding competence protein CoiA, whose amino-acid sequence MRYAIVNGTKTEATKGLKGICPSCRSELIAKCGERKINHWAHIGVRSCDPWWEPETEWHRTWKSNYPVEWQEVFLTDEETDEKHIADIRTSHNLVVEFQHSYLDKAERTSRERFYKNMVWIVDGTRLKRDYPRFLKGRENFRNTNMRGIFKVDLIEEVFPENWLTSSVPVIFDFKVLGTIDNINDFRNLLYCLIPVRIGRYAILAEIPRKAFINASIDGSWSLRVQEFIENLTQPKPERQNQIPEPQVQVRKNEPSHYFDPRKNKFIKKRRL is encoded by the coding sequence ATGAGATACGCAATAGTCAATGGTACAAAAACTGAGGCAACCAAAGGTCTCAAAGGAATATGTCCAAGTTGTAGGTCAGAATTGATTGCAAAATGTGGTGAACGAAAAATAAACCATTGGGCGCATATTGGAGTTCGATCCTGTGATCCTTGGTGGGAACCAGAAACTGAATGGCATCGAACTTGGAAAAGCAATTATCCTGTTGAATGGCAAGAAGTCTTTTTGACTGATGAAGAAACAGATGAAAAGCATATTGCCGATATCCGAACTTCGCATAATCTTGTGGTTGAGTTTCAACATTCTTATTTAGATAAAGCGGAACGAACTTCACGAGAAAGGTTTTATAAAAATATGGTTTGGATAGTAGATGGTACACGCTTAAAAAGAGACTATCCCCGTTTTCTTAAAGGGAGGGAGAATTTCCGTAATACCAATATGAGAGGCATTTTTAAAGTTGATTTAATTGAAGAGGTCTTTCCTGAAAATTGGCTTACCAGTTCCGTTCCTGTCATTTTTGATTTTAAAGTACTGGGCACAATTGACAATATAAACGATTTTCGAAATCTACTATATTGTTTGATTCCTGTTCGAATAGGTAGATATGCAATACTTGCCGAAATACCGCGTAAGGCTTTTATTAATGCTTCAATTGACGGAAGTTGGTCATTAAGAGTTCAGGAATTCATTGAGAATTTAACACAACCAAAACCAGAACGACAGAATCAAATACCAGAACCCCAAGTTCAAGTAAGGAAGAATGAACCTTCACATTATTTTGACCCACGGAAAAATAAATTTATAAAAAAAAGACGCTTATAA
- the map gene encoding type I methionyl aminopeptidase, which yields MSITKESELVAMKKISDVVAFTLKEMIKFAEPGMTTKKLDDYGADILKSYGAKSAPYETYNFPGWTCISVDNEFCHGIPSSKRILKEGDLVNIDVSAELEGYWSDNGGSFVLGEDIKQHQKLVDASKEILQKAINNIKGGVKIADIGHLMETEAKKRGYKVVKNLGGHGIGRSLHEQPDELLNYKNRLDHRRFKKNSVVAIETFISTLSSYTVELNDGWTMVGNKGGFMAQHEHTIVITDGQPIILTENNEIFN from the coding sequence ATGTCAATAACAAAAGAAAGTGAATTAGTAGCCATGAAAAAAATAAGTGACGTTGTGGCCTTCACCTTAAAGGAAATGATAAAATTTGCTGAACCAGGCATGACCACTAAAAAACTGGATGATTATGGAGCAGATATTTTAAAAAGCTATGGAGCAAAATCTGCACCTTACGAAACATACAATTTTCCAGGTTGGACATGTATAAGTGTAGATAATGAATTTTGTCATGGTATCCCATCTAGTAAAAGAATATTAAAAGAAGGTGATTTAGTAAATATAGATGTGTCAGCAGAACTTGAAGGATATTGGTCTGACAATGGTGGCTCATTTGTTCTTGGAGAGGATATTAAGCAACATCAAAAGTTAGTTGACGCATCTAAAGAAATATTGCAAAAGGCAATTAATAATATTAAAGGGGGAGTAAAAATAGCTGACATAGGCCATCTTATGGAAACCGAAGCTAAAAAGAGAGGGTATAAAGTGGTTAAAAATTTGGGAGGGCACGGAATCGGAAGAAGTTTACACGAGCAACCGGACGAGTTACTAAACTATAAAAACAGACTTGACCATAGACGGTTTAAAAAGAACTCTGTTGTGGCAATTGAGACTTTCATTTCAACTTTATCCTCATACACAGTTGAACTTAATGACGGCTGGACAATGGTTGGTAACAAAGGTGGCTTTATGGCACAGCACGAGCATACAATTGTCATTACGGACGGACAGCCGATTATCCTAACAGAGAACAATGAGATTTTTAACTGA
- a CDS encoding histone H1 yields MKSLIDKINAEFESFKADAELQSEKGNKAAGTRARKATLELTKMMKEFRKESLEASKK; encoded by the coding sequence ATGAAAAGTCTTATTGATAAAATAAATGCTGAGTTTGAATCCTTCAAAGCAGATGCTGAATTGCAATCGGAAAAAGGCAACAAAGCCGCAGGTACAAGAGCTCGCAAAGCTACTTTGGAACTTACCAAAATGATGAAAGAGTTCCGTAAGGAATCTTTGGAAGCTTCAAAAAAGTAA
- a CDS encoding IS1380 family transposase, producing the protein MKVVKSNSISAFGGMNFVFEHLNKLNISDILSDSLPKLNPNSRYSWKDLFYSFLSIYYCGGDCIEDIHTNLRPHFENNPYIKLPSPDTLLKRLSELATENQICKTKRGSVEHEFNSNEELCKLNMAILSKLGVLNSQELTLDYDNTIIFNEKSDSKMTYKRDYGYQPGVCTINEEHIFYIENRNGNSDAKSFQIDTLQRMFGALEKVKTPKVSHFRADAASYQYEVIELLNEKSEFFYVGCRNSYVEKHFTQVQDWTTAKDEFGELQVGSILITPFSQQAREYKATPKPYRLLVKRRLRNDGQMNIITQDAYDYRAILTNNFDMTDLEVANFYAKRGNMERQFDILKNDFGWQCLPFSSLNKNSVFLYFSAICRNLYNNVINYFSTKCKSIKPTDRIKKFIFRFIILPAKWIKQSRQMKLKVYNPAFVYT; encoded by the coding sequence ATGAAAGTAGTAAAATCAAATTCAATATCAGCATTTGGAGGGATGAATTTCGTTTTTGAACACCTTAACAAGCTGAATATTAGTGATATCCTATCTGATTCTTTACCTAAATTAAACCCCAATTCTCGTTATTCATGGAAAGATTTATTTTATTCTTTCCTGTCAATTTATTATTGTGGTGGGGACTGCATTGAAGATATACACACCAATTTAAGGCCGCATTTTGAAAACAATCCTTATATAAAATTACCTAGTCCTGATACTTTACTGAAGCGCCTGTCTGAGTTAGCCACTGAAAATCAGATTTGTAAAACTAAGAGAGGTTCAGTTGAGCATGAATTTAATAGTAATGAAGAATTATGTAAACTAAACATGGCAATACTGTCAAAACTTGGGGTATTAAATTCTCAGGAATTGACGCTTGACTACGATAATACTATCATTTTTAATGAAAAAAGCGATAGTAAAATGACTTATAAAAGGGATTATGGTTATCAACCCGGTGTGTGTACAATAAACGAAGAACATATCTTTTACATCGAGAATAGAAATGGTAATTCCGATGCTAAGTCATTCCAAATTGATACTTTACAACGCATGTTTGGAGCTTTGGAAAAAGTTAAAACTCCAAAAGTTTCACATTTCAGAGCAGATGCAGCATCTTATCAATATGAAGTCATTGAGTTGTTGAATGAAAAATCTGAGTTTTTCTATGTAGGTTGTAGAAACAGTTACGTGGAAAAACATTTTACACAGGTTCAGGATTGGACAACAGCCAAAGATGAATTTGGGGAATTACAAGTAGGTTCAATCTTGATCACTCCTTTTTCACAACAAGCCAGAGAATATAAAGCTACTCCCAAGCCGTATCGCCTTTTGGTAAAACGCAGGTTAAGAAATGATGGCCAAATGAACATAATCACACAGGATGCCTATGATTACCGTGCAATATTGACCAATAATTTTGATATGACTGATTTGGAAGTCGCTAATTTTTACGCCAAGCGGGGCAACATGGAAAGACAGTTTGACATCTTAAAAAATGATTTTGGTTGGCAATGCCTCCCTTTTTCTTCGTTAAACAAAAACTCAGTATTCCTCTATTTTTCAGCAATTTGCAGAAACCTATACAATAATGTGATTAACTATTTTTCAACTAAATGCAAAAGTATAAAACCCACCGACCGAATTAAAAAATTTATTTTTCGATTTATAATTCTTCCTGCAAAATGGATAAAACAAAGCAGACAAATGAAGCTAAAAGTATATAATCCAGCTTTTGTATATACCTGA